A single region of the Microbulbifer sp. MKSA007 genome encodes:
- a CDS encoding TetR/AcrR family transcriptional regulator yields MEKLDTRERIIAIADDLFYQQGFEHTSFKDIANLLNISRGNFYHHFKTKDQILSGVIERRLQKTQAMLEDWEAQGNTSEQRIKCYIRIVITNWDKIRDFGCPVGTLSNELAKLNHVGREDANKIFSLFREWLKTQFTQLNPNTDADKLALQVLSWSQGVATLANAFQDKDYVEYEVNKMCSWVDTYKAKA; encoded by the coding sequence ATGGAAAAACTAGACACCCGCGAGCGAATCATCGCAATAGCAGATGACTTATTTTATCAACAGGGTTTTGAGCATACCTCATTCAAGGATATCGCTAATCTTTTAAATATTTCTCGCGGAAACTTCTACCACCATTTCAAGACTAAAGATCAAATTCTATCTGGTGTTATAGAGAGAAGATTGCAAAAAACCCAAGCAATGCTTGAAGATTGGGAAGCACAAGGAAATACATCTGAGCAACGGATAAAATGTTATATCCGTATTGTCATTACCAACTGGGATAAGATCAGAGATTTCGGCTGTCCCGTAGGTACTCTATCCAATGAACTTGCCAAGTTGAACCATGTAGGGCGAGAGGATGCCAATAAAATTTTCAGTCTGTTTCGGGAATGGCTAAAAACACAATTCACACAACTAAATCCCAATACTGATGCCGATAAACTAGCTCTACAGGTTCTCTCTTGGAGCCAGGGTGTTGCAACCTTAGCAAATGCTTTTCAGGACAAGGACTATGTTGAGTACGAAGTCAATAAAATGTGCTCTTGGGTTGACACATACAAGGCGAAAGCTTAG
- a CDS encoding DNA-3-methyladenine glycosylase I, which produces MAAQLIQSHDGKYRCNWCASAPDFLEYHDREWGFPVSDDFRLFEKLCLEGFQSGLSWRTILAKRENFREAFYGFNFNKVARFTNTNMEKLLLNEGIVRHRGKIEAVINNAKCAREIVKKEGSLASFLWRYEPKKEMLGKPQSMSTSNESITLSKDLKKLGWKFVGPTTVYAFMQAMGLINDHLEGCVTRSKIERARNKFVKP; this is translated from the coding sequence ATGGCCGCGCAACTTATTCAAAGTCATGATGGTAAATACCGTTGCAACTGGTGCGCTTCTGCACCAGATTTCCTGGAGTACCATGACAGAGAATGGGGCTTTCCAGTTAGTGACGATTTTCGCCTATTTGAAAAGCTATGCCTGGAAGGTTTTCAGTCGGGTTTAAGCTGGCGTACAATTCTTGCCAAAAGAGAAAACTTTCGGGAAGCTTTTTATGGATTTAACTTTAATAAAGTAGCCCGTTTTACCAATACAAATATGGAAAAGTTGCTATTAAATGAGGGAATAGTCCGACACCGAGGTAAAATCGAAGCCGTTATTAATAATGCCAAATGTGCCAGGGAAATCGTAAAGAAAGAAGGATCTCTTGCATCATTTCTCTGGAGATACGAACCTAAAAAAGAGATGCTTGGCAAGCCTCAGTCTATGTCTACCTCAAACGAATCGATCACACTATCGAAAGATTTGAAAAAGTTAGGCTGGAAATTTGTAGGTCCAACAACTGTCTATGCCTTTATGCAAGCAATGGGATTAATTAATGACCATCTAGAGGGATGTGTCACGCGATCTAAGATAGAGAGAGCAAGAAATAAGTTTGTAAAACCCTAA
- a CDS encoding IS3 family transposase (programmed frameshift), with amino-acid sequence MTTKGTRRHFKPEFKKDAVALVSEQGYSISKAAEAVGTTANNLRHWIKELKQEEDGVRLDVGERAELERLRCENKQLRMEKEIPKKGQRLLCERNEIKYSFIEKQQGSFPVRVLCRVMQVSKTGYYDWCCRGNSSIDAQTWQLCHRLKALFAESRQSLGSRRLMKLLRKEGFEVGRYRVRKLMKKLGLAVKRKKRFTLTTDSKHHLPVAENLLNREFSPSAKNQVWTTDITYIWTSQGWLYLAVVIDLYSRRIIGWHLDRKMETALVTRALMMAVNLRSPPKGLLHHSDRGSQYASHTYQTLLSQHGMVCSMSRKGNCWDNAPTERFFSSLKREWVTGNLYPTREDAVADVRAYIAYYNSRRIHTTLGDLAPIEFEKCA; translated from the exons ATGACAACAAAAGGTACACGTCGGCATTTCAAGCCGGAATTTAAGAAAGACGCCGTAGCGCTAGTCTCTGAGCAAGGGTATTCAATTTCTAAAGCAGCAGAGGCTGTAGGAACAACAGCCAATAACCTGCGACACTGGATAAAGGAACTGAAGCAGGAAGAAGACGGTGTGAGGTTGGATGTAGGTGAGCGCGCAGAGTTAGAGCGATTACGATGTGAAAATAAGCAGTTGCGGATGGAGAAAGAAATCC CTAAAAAAGGCCAGCGCCTTCTTTGCGAAAGAAATGAAATAAAGTACAGCTTTATTGAAAAACAGCAAGGCAGCTTTCCTGTTAGGGTGCTCTGCCGGGTAATGCAAGTAAGTAAAACTGGTTATTACGATTGGTGTTGCCGTGGTAATAGCTCAATAGATGCTCAAACATGGCAACTATGCCATCGTTTGAAGGCCCTATTTGCAGAATCTAGACAGAGCCTGGGAAGTCGTCGGTTAATGAAGCTGTTACGTAAAGAAGGCTTTGAAGTCGGGCGCTATCGAGTCCGCAAGCTCATGAAAAAGCTAGGCTTGGCAGTAAAGCGTAAGAAGCGATTTACACTGACGACAGACAGTAAACATCACCTGCCGGTCGCAGAGAACCTTCTGAATAGGGAGTTCTCACCGAGTGCTAAAAATCAAGTTTGGACGACTGATATTACATATATTTGGACTTCGCAGGGCTGGTTGTACTTGGCGGTAGTGATTGATCTCTATTCGCGCCGGATTATTGGTTGGCATCTAGATCGCAAGATGGAAACGGCCCTGGTAACTCGTGCGTTGATGATGGCTGTCAATTTGCGTTCGCCCCCAAAAGGTCTCCTGCATCACTCTGATCGTGGCAGTCAGTATGCCAGCCATACCTACCAAACGTTATTGAGTCAGCATGGGATGGTGTGTTCAATGAGCCGTAAGGGAAATTGTTGGGACAACGCACCGACTGAACGTTTCTTCAGCAGCCTGAAGCGGGAGTGGGTAACGGGAAACCTATATCCGACAAGGGAGGATGCGGTAGCAGATGTAAGAGCCTATATTGCTTATTACAACTCACGAAGAATACATACAACACTGGGAGACCTAGCCCCTATCGAATTTGAGAAATGTGCTTAA
- a CDS encoding LysR substrate-binding domain-containing protein: MAGINQLESLRVFSAVVECGSFTTAANRLGVSAAWVSKSVERLESRLGTTLLRRSTRHMQVTSSGERCYMRALEVLSKWDALEDDLCESNDSPRGKLRIGVPMSWGLSKFGSILNMFMDRYPEILLDIQMGDHYVNVLEEKFDLVLRLTNELADSALLCRKITSYHRVACAAPEYLKKYGEPGHPRELSDHHCLVYTLPGKPCSGLILPDTSLRW; the protein is encoded by the coding sequence ATGGCAGGAATTAATCAATTAGAGAGCTTGAGGGTTTTCAGTGCGGTCGTGGAGTGTGGAAGCTTTACTACTGCTGCAAATCGTTTAGGTGTATCTGCAGCTTGGGTTTCTAAGTCGGTAGAGAGGTTGGAATCTCGCCTGGGAACCACGCTTTTGCGCCGCAGTACTCGGCATATGCAGGTGACTAGCTCCGGGGAACGGTGTTACATGCGGGCACTTGAAGTGCTCAGCAAGTGGGATGCTTTAGAGGATGACTTATGTGAATCCAATGATAGCCCTAGAGGAAAGTTACGGATTGGCGTCCCGATGTCTTGGGGGTTATCCAAGTTCGGTTCCATTTTGAATATGTTTATGGATCGGTACCCGGAAATCCTTCTAGATATTCAAATGGGAGATCATTATGTGAATGTGTTAGAAGAGAAGTTTGATCTTGTGCTACGGCTAACTAATGAACTAGCTGATAGCGCCTTGTTGTGCCGAAAAATTACCAGTTACCATCGAGTTGCCTGTGCTGCGCCTGAGTACCTTAAAAAATATGGGGAGCCAGGCCACCCCCGTGAGTTAAGTGACCATCACTGTTTGGTATATACCCTACCGGGTAAACCCTGTAGTGGTCTAATCCTTCCGGACACTTCGCTAAGATGGTAA
- a CDS encoding NADH:flavin oxidoreductase: protein MATKYHNLFNTIEIGKLRIPNRLAVAPMTRVSAGLDGRVGPLMEEYYEGFAHGGFGLIITEGLYTDRLYSQGYKYQPGMTCHDHAQSWKPIITRVHKQGARIYAQLMHAGALSQYNPYANQNAGPSMVRPQGRQMPFYYGEGPYPMPEAMTQRDIAMVVKGFAQAARLAQLAGFDGVEIHGANGYLLDQFLTTYTNKRKDCYGGVLTNRLRIYKETLKSVRAAVGKDFVVGVRFSQKKVNDTNYIWPEGEAGAAEVFELMKQCGADYIHTTEPKIDNPAFENSNSLASLARKYSTLPVIANGGITDPKLAAQVLKNNEADIISLGKTALANQDWPNTIKRNQTPKNFTFDMLSPHATLECARDYFQRKS, encoded by the coding sequence ATGGCCACCAAATATCACAATCTATTCAACACCATTGAAATCGGAAAATTACGTATTCCTAACAGGCTCGCAGTCGCACCCATGACACGGGTCAGCGCCGGGCTGGATGGTCGCGTTGGTCCATTGATGGAGGAGTACTATGAGGGATTTGCCCATGGAGGGTTTGGGCTGATTATTACCGAGGGATTATATACTGACAGACTTTATAGTCAGGGTTACAAGTATCAACCTGGTATGACCTGCCACGATCATGCACAGAGCTGGAAGCCGATTATCACAAGAGTTCATAAGCAAGGAGCCCGGATATATGCCCAATTGATGCATGCCGGCGCCCTTTCGCAATATAACCCTTATGCCAATCAAAATGCTGGCCCCTCTATGGTTCGTCCCCAGGGAAGGCAAATGCCCTTCTACTATGGAGAAGGCCCCTATCCCATGCCGGAAGCCATGACACAGCGAGATATTGCAATGGTTGTTAAGGGCTTCGCTCAGGCTGCCCGCCTGGCACAACTTGCCGGCTTTGACGGTGTTGAGATACACGGTGCCAATGGCTACTTGTTAGACCAATTTTTAACCACCTATACCAACAAACGAAAAGACTGTTATGGAGGAGTACTCACTAACCGTTTACGTATTTACAAGGAAACACTTAAATCAGTAAGGGCAGCGGTCGGAAAGGACTTTGTAGTAGGCGTTCGTTTCTCTCAGAAAAAAGTGAATGATACCAACTATATTTGGCCTGAAGGCGAAGCTGGAGCTGCCGAAGTTTTCGAGCTAATGAAGCAATGTGGTGCCGACTATATTCATACTACCGAACCAAAAATAGACAATCCCGCCTTTGAAAACAGTAACTCATTAGCAAGTCTGGCAAGGAAATATAGTACTCTACCGGTTATTGCCAACGGCGGAATTACAGACCCAAAACTCGCAGCTCAGGTCCTAAAAAACAATGAAGCAGATATCATCTCGCTTGGTAAAACGGCCCTAGCCAATCAGGACTGGCCCAATACCATAAAACGAAATCAGACCCCAAAGAACTTCACTTTTGATATGCTTTCACCCCATGCGACACTGGAATGTGCTCGTGATTATTTTCAAAGAAAAAGCTAA
- a CDS encoding serine hydrolase domain-containing protein — protein sequence MYKRISLSAVLSLCSVFLAENSVAHTNDLDSLFINAVSEESVPGISVAVGENGHVRWARGYGFADLESHVPMTRRTKLRIASVSKVITAAALMRLKEQGIIELDTYVSSLVEAWPDSHADISLRQITNHTSGIRHYQSLGEFLYNVEYSSTIDALDLFKDDDLLFYPGTDSNYSTYAWTLLAAAMESASGTEFKKLVQEEVFDPLNLKNSTFDENSPIISHRQRAYSYWGGSLINSPEVNSSYKYAGGGMLSTPSDLVRFAMSHLDSGYLSDESLSELFSPGTLTSGEEVSYGIGWIVDFVSLSDWYNPEEDAELIRIIEEHPNIKLMSGEGVGGSTMLMLCPDHARSISVVKNVDSDQTADLVELSLKTLDIFHNKN from the coding sequence ATGTACAAACGTATAAGTTTAAGTGCTGTACTTTCTTTATGTTCGGTATTTCTGGCTGAAAATTCAGTAGCGCATACGAATGACTTGGATAGTCTTTTTATAAATGCGGTTTCTGAGGAGTCTGTGCCTGGGATTAGCGTGGCTGTAGGGGAAAATGGGCATGTTAGATGGGCAAGAGGTTATGGTTTTGCTGACCTCGAATCTCATGTTCCAATGACTAGAAGAACCAAATTGAGAATCGCCAGTGTTTCGAAAGTTATCACAGCAGCTGCTCTCATGAGGTTGAAAGAACAGGGGATTATTGAGTTGGATACCTATGTCTCTTCGCTGGTAGAGGCTTGGCCTGATTCACACGCTGATATTAGCTTAAGACAGATAACAAATCATACTTCAGGGATTCGCCACTACCAATCTTTGGGGGAATTTCTTTACAATGTGGAGTATAGTTCCACAATAGATGCGTTAGATCTTTTTAAGGATGACGATTTACTTTTCTACCCCGGGACAGACTCTAATTACTCGACCTATGCTTGGACATTGCTCGCTGCCGCAATGGAGTCTGCATCAGGAACTGAATTTAAGAAGTTAGTTCAAGAGGAAGTATTTGATCCTTTGAACCTCAAAAATAGTACTTTTGATGAAAACTCTCCCATAATTTCCCACAGGCAAAGAGCTTATTCTTACTGGGGAGGAAGTCTAATCAACTCTCCAGAAGTAAATAGTAGCTATAAATATGCTGGCGGAGGTATGCTCTCTACACCAAGTGACCTGGTTAGGTTTGCTATGTCACATCTTGATAGTGGCTATCTGAGTGATGAATCGCTTTCTGAGCTTTTTAGCCCAGGAACTCTAACAAGTGGTGAGGAAGTAAGCTACGGAATTGGTTGGATTGTTGACTTTGTCAGTTTAAGCGATTGGTATAATCCGGAGGAGGATGCGGAGCTGATTAGAATTATCGAGGAGCATCCAAACATTAAATTGATGAGTGGTGAAGGAGTTGGCGGAAGTACCATGCTAATGCTTTGCCCTGATCATGCCCGCTCTATAAGCGTTGTCAAGAATGTAGATAGTGATCAAACGGCTGACTTGGTAGAGCTATCTCTGAAAACATTAGATATTTTCCATAATAAAAACTAA
- a CDS encoding FAD-dependent oxidoreductase, which produces MKDYVIIGGGHNGLVCACYLAKAGKKVTILERRSIVGGQQ; this is translated from the coding sequence ATGAAGGATTATGTGATTATTGGTGGCGGTCATAACGGCCTGGTCTGCGCTTGTTATTTAGCAAAAGCAGGGAAAAAAGTAACGATCCTTGAACGCCGGTCTATAGTCGGGGGGCAGCAGTAA
- a CDS encoding NAD(P)/FAD-dependent oxidoreductase: MDLVRAGGFGLRAKKLSMSSRRDALDLFTKSASSVLDAWFENDHVKAAFAFDSIVGNYAAPSTPGSAYVLLHHVFGEANGEKGAWGHAMGGMGAITQAMRKEAERLGVNIRTDAEVKEVLVDRSRANGVRLSSGKTITADKVIANVGPKLLYSRMIDEQHLEPEFRRRVRGFRVGSGTFRMNVALSELPDFICKPGTHLQQHHQSGIVIGPTMTYLEQAFVDATQYGWSTHPIVEILIPSTIDPTLAPEGKHVASLFCQQFAPELPQGKSWDDYRDQAAKTIIDTVTNYAPNFRDAVIAQQIHSPLDLERKFGLMGGDIFHGALGLDQLWSNRPFMGFADYRTPIQDLYLCGSGSHPGGGVTGVPGHNAAMEILRDR; this comes from the coding sequence GTGGATTTAGTCCGTGCTGGGGGCTTTGGCTTAAGAGCGAAAAAGTTGAGTATGTCATCTCGTCGCGATGCACTTGACCTGTTCACCAAGAGTGCTTCAAGTGTACTGGATGCCTGGTTTGAAAATGACCATGTCAAAGCTGCATTTGCTTTCGACTCTATAGTCGGAAATTATGCAGCTCCCAGCACTCCAGGCTCTGCCTACGTGCTGTTGCACCATGTATTTGGCGAGGCTAACGGTGAGAAAGGTGCTTGGGGACATGCTATGGGCGGTATGGGCGCTATTACTCAAGCCATGCGAAAAGAAGCTGAGCGCCTTGGGGTCAATATTCGTACAGATGCGGAAGTCAAAGAAGTTCTGGTAGACCGCAGTCGTGCCAACGGCGTACGACTGAGCAGTGGAAAAACTATTACGGCTGACAAAGTAATCGCCAATGTTGGTCCCAAGCTGCTTTACTCCCGGATGATTGACGAACAACACCTAGAGCCAGAGTTCCGCCGCCGCGTACGTGGATTCAGGGTAGGTTCCGGTACTTTCCGTATGAATGTAGCACTGTCTGAACTCCCAGACTTCATCTGTAAGCCTGGAACTCACCTACAACAGCATCATCAATCTGGGATAGTCATTGGTCCAACAATGACCTACTTGGAGCAGGCGTTTGTCGATGCAACTCAATACGGCTGGTCAACACACCCCATTGTAGAAATATTGATCCCCTCCACCATCGATCCTACTCTTGCTCCAGAAGGCAAACATGTCGCCAGCCTATTTTGCCAGCAATTCGCTCCAGAACTTCCGCAAGGAAAAAGCTGGGACGACTATCGTGACCAAGCTGCAAAAACAATTATCGATACCGTCACTAACTATGCCCCCAATTTTCGTGATGCGGTAATCGCCCAACAAATTCACTCACCGCTAGATTTAGAGCGCAAATTTGGCCTCATGGGAGGTGATATATTCCATGGTGCCCTAGGACTGGACCAACTATGGAGTAATCGCCCCTTTATGGGCTTTGCAGATTACCGCACGCCGATACAGGATCTGTATCTCTGTGGCTCGGGTAGCCACCCGGGAGGCGGAGTTACTGGAGTACCTGGGCATAATGCTGCTATGGAGATTCTCAGAGATAGATAA